The Coprobacillus cateniformis DNA window AGAAGTATTGATATTCAACAACTTCAAGATTTATTAATAAGTCAAGGAGCTTGGATTTTAAGAAAGAAGTAGGTGTTATCAACACCTCTTTTTGGTAAGGAGAGAGTAATGAAACATTATTTATGTATAGATGTTGGTGGAACATCAATCAAATACGGATTATTAGATGAAGAAGGACATATTATTCAAACACAATCTGTGAAAGCACCTTTATCATTGCTGGAAATGTATGAAGTCTTTGCAAATGCTTATTATCAATATCAGGACTTTCATCTTCAAGGAATTGCATTAAGTATGCCAGGGGCAGTTGATAGTGAATCAGGAGTGATTGGAGGTTCAAGTGCCTATGATTATATTCACGGTCCAAACATAAAAAAAGATTTAGAAGAAAAGTTTAAGATTCCAGTTGAAATAGAGAATGATGCAAATTGTGCAGCTTTGGCAGAAGTCTGGAAAGGTGCGGCTAGTGATGTGAATGATTGTTGTTTTATTGTCAGTGGAACAGGCATTGGTGGAGCAATTGTGAAGAATAAAAAAATTCATAAAGGTGTTCACCTCCATGGTGGTGAATTTGGTTATATGATTTCTAAGTTAGATGCACATGAAAGACCAATAAAAACATGGTCTGATGCATCAACAGTGAATATTTTAAAAGATATAGCTAAAGAAAAAAATATAGATTTTCATTTATTAGATGCTAAAGATATTTTTGATCATTATCATAATGATCCTATTTATGAAAAATATATAAATGAATATTATTGGAGTATGGCTAATGGAATATATAATTTACAGTATGCATATGATCCTGAAAAAATTGTCATTGGCGGTGGAATTAGTATGCGAGATGATCTGATTGATGAAATCAATCAACGATTAGATGTTATATTCAAAACTTTTACACATGCGCATGTGAGACCAATTATTCTTACTTGTCAGTATCATAATGATGCTAATTTAATAGGTGCTTTATTTCATTATCTTACAAAGTCAACAAGTGTATAATGTTAAATATTTCTAATTTTTATAGATTAATAGTAGGAAAGTATTGTATAATGTATACAAATGTATGCATATAGAAAGAAAATAAGGGGAGTGGTATGTAATGAATGATAATAAAATTCCAGCAGTCTTTTCATATAT harbors:
- a CDS encoding ROK family protein — protein: MKHYLCIDVGGTSIKYGLLDEEGHIIQTQSVKAPLSLLEMYEVFANAYYQYQDFHLQGIALSMPGAVDSESGVIGGSSAYDYIHGPNIKKDLEEKFKIPVEIENDANCAALAEVWKGAASDVNDCCFIVSGTGIGGAIVKNKKIHKGVHLHGGEFGYMISKLDAHERPIKTWSDASTVNILKDIAKEKNIDFHLLDAKDIFDHYHNDPIYEKYINEYYWSMANGIYNLQYAYDPEKIVIGGGISMRDDLIDEINQRLDVIFKTFTHAHVRPIILTCQYHNDANLIGALFHYLTKSTSV